A segment of the Aromatoleum aromaticum EbN1 genome:
CAGGATTTTCAACACTGATTTTCAACGCTTAAACTCCTGTCCTGCCCGCATGCCTCTACGGCATCGGACATCCTCAACCCCCTGGCCGCTAACACCATGGACAACATTGTCACCTTTTACAGAAACAGCCCCGAGGCGATCACCGTCAATGGCGAGCGAATCAGCGAAGAGACGATCACCGCGGTCATGGCCCAGTTCCCGGACGCGCCCGATCCCCGGCAAGCGGCCGCGCGCTCGCTGGTAGTGCGCACGCTGCTGCGCCAGCGCGCCGCAAACCTCGGAATCGAGGCCGACAACGAGGAGGCGGCAGTCGAAAAACTGCTGGAGCGCGAAGTCAAGCTCGAGCCGGTCGCCGACGAGGAAATCCGTCGCTATTTCGACGCCAACCGGCAAAGATTCCGCAGCGGTGCGCTTTTCGAAGTCCGCCACATCCTGTTCGACACGACACGCGACGGGAGTGACAGGGCAACCGCGCAAAAGGCAGAGCGCGCGCTGTTCCACCTCAGGAACAATCCGGAAGCGTTCGAACGGGTTGCAGCGGAGGAATCATGTTGCACGAGCGCGAAGATCGGCGGAGCGCTGGGCCAGATCTCGGAGGGCGCGGTCGTCCCCGAATTCTGGGTGGCTCTCGTCAATTTCGGCAAGGCGGGGCTATTGCCCCAGCTCGTCGAGACCCGCTTCGGCCACCATATCGTCATGATCGACCATCTCGCGCTTGGCGAAGCACTGCCGTTCGAAGCGGTGCAGGCCAGGATTCGCGATTATCTGACCGGTCGTCTGGAACAATTGACGTACCAGCAGTACGTCGCGCAGTTG
Coding sequences within it:
- a CDS encoding peptidylprolyl isomerase: MDNIVTFYRNSPEAITVNGERISEETITAVMAQFPDAPDPRQAAARSLVVRTLLRQRAANLGIEADNEEAAVEKLLEREVKLEPVADEEIRRYFDANRQRFRSGALFEVRHILFDTTRDGSDRATAQKAERALFHLRNNPEAFERVAAEESCCTSAKIGGALGQISEGAVVPEFWVALVNFGKAGLLPQLVETRFGHHIVMIDHLALGEALPFEAVQARIRDYLTGRLEQLTYQQYVAQLIGQAHIVGIDLGDQGPKPAGPGLPAE